In Arthrobacter methylotrophus, a single window of DNA contains:
- a CDS encoding fumarylacetoacetate hydrolase family protein, which translates to MVTDLDDSELSISIVHNGRELRAASSADLGWKVDEILVYLTSFMTLHPGDLILTGFPAECARIEPGDVVTCRIEGIGELSNP; encoded by the coding sequence ATCGTCACGGACCTCGACGACAGCGAGCTATCGATCAGCATCGTGCACAACGGCAGGGAATTACGGGCGGCCAGTTCTGCCGATCTCGGCTGGAAAGTGGACGAAATCCTTGTGTACCTCACCTCATTCATGACCTTGCACCCCGGCGACCTGATCCTCACAGGCTTCCCCGCGGAGTGCGCCCGGATCGAACCCGGAGACGTTGTGACGTGCCGCATTGAGGGCATCGGAGAGCTCAGCAACCCGTAA
- a CDS encoding GtrA family protein codes for MDSSAAPRTEPRQESLTSPPARKGRKGLLRYPVVRQLIRFTGVGLVCTATSLALYALFRPWMGPQLANASALIITSLMNTALNRRLTFKITGNWKRNP; via the coding sequence ATGGATTCTTCTGCCGCACCCAGAACCGAGCCGCGGCAGGAATCCCTCACCAGCCCGCCCGCCCGAAAGGGTCGCAAAGGCCTTCTGCGCTATCCGGTGGTCCGTCAGCTCATCCGTTTCACCGGCGTCGGACTCGTCTGCACCGCGACGTCACTGGCGCTGTACGCGCTGTTCCGGCCGTGGATGGGACCCCAGTTGGCCAACGCATCTGCACTAATCATCACTTCGCTCATGAACACGGCCCTGAACCGACGGTTGACCTTCAAGATCACCGGCAACTGGAAGAGAAACCCGTGA
- a CDS encoding fumarylacetoacetate hydrolase family protein has protein sequence MPDRPRPPTLPRYAERTILRSQRRRRLRFRGWQKLDRGGQSLPGLAGKWQQRRATGWHTGAEVPEDSFTFLAPSVPANVFGMAHNTGQPGRDLPAQAFHKAATSVIGPGDAIELASDVGYVDPEAELTVVVGRKVRGLTLDNARTAILGFTIGNDVSARDLQRSDEL, from the coding sequence ATGCCGGATCGCCCGCGTCCGCCCACTCTTCCCCGCTACGCCGAACGAACAATTCTTCGTAGCCAACGACGCCGTCGACTTCGCTTCCGAGGCTGGCAGAAACTGGACCGTGGTGGACAGTCCCTTCCCGGGCTCGCCGGCAAATGGCAGCAGCGCCGAGCGACCGGTTGGCACACTGGCGCCGAAGTCCCGGAGGATTCCTTCACATTCCTGGCCCCGTCCGTTCCCGCCAACGTCTTCGGCATGGCGCACAACACCGGTCAACCAGGCCGGGACCTGCCTGCGCAGGCATTCCACAAGGCAGCCACCAGTGTCATCGGACCGGGCGACGCCATCGAGCTCGCTTCCGACGTCGGCTACGTGGACCCCGAAGCGGAACTGACCGTCGTCGTCGGGCGCAAAGTCCGGGGGCTGACGCTTGACAACGCGCGCACCGCCATCCTTGGCTTCACGATCGGCAACGATGTCTCCGCGCGCGATCTGCAGCGGTCCGACGAACTCTGA
- a CDS encoding cysteine desulfurase family protein — protein sequence MIFLDAAATTPVRREVLEAMWPFLTGEFGNPSSHHSLGEAAANALSGARAAVAKALGCRPGEITFTSGGTEADNLAVKGIALARRAADPALNRVVVSAIEHPAVAESALYLQRVHGFEVDVVPVDRRGVVTPEALRAALGPATALVSVLYANNEIGTVQPVRQLAEVAAEQGVSFHTDAVQAAGWLPIGVKELGVDALSISGHKLGAPKGSGVLYAKGRLRLEPLVHGGGQERGRRSGTENVAGAVALATALTLAHAEQAQLAGSVSALRDTFIRTVLESVPGAVLTGDPSQRLPSIASFCFPGTSGESVLLELERLGVVCSSGSACAAGSDAPSPVLLALGIEPEVAQTAVRFSFNSTVTPAELERAAEAVAAAVGSVQGLGRR from the coding sequence GTGATCTTCCTCGACGCCGCGGCGACGACACCCGTCCGCAGGGAAGTCCTCGAAGCGATGTGGCCGTTTCTGACGGGGGAGTTCGGCAATCCCTCAAGCCACCACAGCCTCGGCGAAGCGGCTGCGAACGCGTTGTCCGGGGCCCGCGCTGCGGTAGCGAAGGCATTGGGCTGCCGGCCGGGGGAGATCACTTTCACCTCTGGCGGTACCGAGGCCGACAATCTGGCGGTGAAAGGAATCGCCCTCGCCAGACGTGCGGCGGATCCTGCTCTGAATCGCGTTGTTGTCAGCGCCATCGAGCATCCCGCCGTCGCGGAATCGGCGCTCTATCTGCAACGCGTCCATGGGTTCGAGGTGGACGTGGTCCCTGTGGACCGGCGTGGCGTGGTGACGCCCGAGGCGCTTCGGGCTGCACTGGGTCCGGCGACGGCACTGGTCAGCGTTTTGTATGCCAACAACGAGATCGGGACGGTCCAGCCGGTAAGGCAGCTTGCGGAGGTGGCCGCGGAACAGGGCGTGTCGTTCCACACGGACGCCGTCCAGGCTGCTGGCTGGCTGCCCATCGGTGTCAAGGAACTGGGAGTGGACGCCTTGAGCATTTCGGGTCATAAGCTCGGCGCGCCCAAGGGCAGCGGCGTGCTCTATGCCAAGGGAAGGCTGCGGCTCGAGCCGTTGGTCCACGGCGGCGGCCAGGAGCGGGGCAGGCGTTCGGGAACGGAAAACGTGGCGGGTGCAGTTGCGCTGGCGACGGCCTTGACGCTTGCGCATGCCGAACAGGCCCAACTCGCAGGGAGTGTCTCGGCGCTGCGGGATACCTTCATTCGTACTGTCCTTGAAAGTGTGCCCGGTGCCGTACTAACCGGCGATCCCTCGCAGCGCTTGCCTTCGATAGCGTCCTTTTGTTTCCCGGGTACAAGTGGCGAGTCCGTTTTGCTGGAGCTTGAGCGGCTTGGTGTGGTCTGTTCGAGCGGATCGGCGTGCGCCGCGGGATCCGATGCCCCGTCGCCGGTTCTGCTTGCTTTGGGAATCGAGCCCGAGGTGGCCCAGACTGCTGTGCGTTTCAGCTTCAATTCCACGGTGACCCCAGCGGAACTGGAGCGCGCCGCGGAAGCCGTGGCCGCCGCCGTCGGGAGCGTCCAGGGCCTCGGTCGCCGCTGA
- a CDS encoding ABC transporter permease, protein MGGSHSFFIHTATSADAEREIRAGSIVAVVTVPRDFDAALSAGARVDIPVEVNNLNVDFTNDIRRAVPLSITSFYADAFPEQVVVKCGRGRRPGPGHRLHSLPRREHRRGWFDARINPAGSVNAARDYELGTIKELALAPVSRLAIGLGKMLGSAALTAASAVLVLGVVILLIGVWPLHPLEVLGFGLLMIAAFLALGVLAGTVVRRRQQAIPLSIACILPLFFLSGPFGPANWLGAIPGAIAAASPLTYAIAAFQHAFHGYQTATQNLAVDTIVLAGFTLGTIALTAFVFGRRGFAH, encoded by the coding sequence ATGGGCGGCTCGCATTCGTTTTTCATCCACACCGCGACCTCGGCCGACGCGGAGCGTGAGATCCGGGCCGGTAGCATCGTTGCCGTCGTGACCGTGCCGCGGGACTTCGATGCTGCGCTAAGTGCCGGAGCCCGGGTCGACATCCCGGTCGAGGTCAACAACCTCAACGTCGATTTCACCAACGACATCCGTCGGGCGGTCCCACTGTCGATAACGTCCTTCTACGCCGATGCGTTCCCCGAACAAGTCGTCGTGAAATGCGGTCGAGGCCGACGTCCAGGCCCAGGACACCGGCTACATTCCCTACCTCGCCGTGAGCATCGTCGTGGCTGGTTTGATGCTCGCATCAATCCTGCAGGCAGCGTCAATGCCGCGAGGGACTACGAGCTGGGAACCATTAAGGAGCTGGCACTGGCGCCGGTGAGCCGTCTTGCGATCGGGCTGGGCAAAATGCTCGGCTCGGCAGCCCTCACGGCCGCGTCGGCAGTCCTGGTGCTTGGAGTCGTGATTTTGCTGATCGGCGTGTGGCCGCTCCATCCATTGGAGGTGCTCGGATTCGGGCTGCTGATGATCGCAGCCTTCCTTGCCCTCGGCGTCCTCGCCGGAACGGTCGTTCGTCGACGCCAGCAAGCAATCCCGCTCTCCATTGCCTGCATCCTGCCGCTCTTCTTTTTGAGCGGGCCGTTCGGACCGGCGAACTGGCTGGGCGCCATTCCCGGCGCCATCGCCGCCGCATCGCCGCTCACCTATGCGATTGCCGCCTTCCAACATGCCTTCCACGGTTACCAGACCGCCACCCAGAACCTGGCCGTCGACACGATCGTGTTGGCCGGGTTCACGCTGGGAACGATCGCTCTCACGGCATTTGTGTTCGGGCGCCGGGGGTTCGCCCACTGA